From the Vibrio alginolyticus NBRC 15630 = ATCC 17749 genome, one window contains:
- the ubiK gene encoding ubiquinone biosynthesis accessory factor UbiK, with protein sequence MFDPKKLEQIAKQIHDSMPQPVKELGSDVDQKVRQVIQGQLNKLDVVSREEFDVQTQVLLRTRQKLTEMEQKLAQLEEKLAEK encoded by the coding sequence ATGTTTGACCCAAAGAAATTAGAGCAAATTGCTAAACAGATTCACGACTCAATGCCTCAACCAGTAAAAGAATTGGGCTCTGATGTCGATCAGAAAGTTCGTCAAGTAATCCAAGGCCAGCTAAACAAGCTAGATGTTGTAAGTCGCGAAGAGTTTGATGTTCAAACTCAAGTTTTACTACGTACACGTCAAAAGCTAACAGAAATGGAACAGAAGTTGGCGCAACTTGAAGAAAAGCTTGCTGAAAAATAA
- the ilvY gene encoding HTH-type transcriptional activator IlvY produces the protein MNIKSLQLFIHLCESKSFAKTAAAMHISPSALSRQIQKLEEETSQQLFLRDNRSVDLTIQGKKLVPVALKILGEWQQYQSHLKGTEDELKGEIRLFCSVTASYSHLPELISDFRIQNPFIEFKLSTGDPAQAIDKILADEADIAISAKSEQMPNKIAFETISEIPLSVIVPVGVSAFAEELQKEKPDWSVIPFILPEAGTARDRANTWLKQMKIKPKIYAQTSGHEAIVSMVALGCGVGIAPDVVINNSPVREKINRLKVLPIKPFKLGVCCNKTQLENPLVKAFWKVAESKYIAP, from the coding sequence ATGAATATCAAAAGCCTGCAACTTTTCATTCATCTCTGTGAGAGTAAAAGTTTCGCCAAGACCGCAGCGGCAATGCATATTAGCCCTTCAGCCTTAAGCCGACAGATACAAAAATTAGAGGAGGAAACCAGCCAACAATTGTTTTTACGCGACAACCGTAGCGTTGATTTAACTATCCAAGGTAAAAAGCTAGTCCCAGTTGCCTTAAAGATTCTTGGCGAATGGCAGCAGTATCAGAGTCACCTGAAGGGAACCGAGGATGAATTGAAAGGAGAAATCCGTCTCTTTTGTTCTGTTACTGCAAGCTACAGCCATCTTCCGGAGCTAATCTCTGACTTTCGTATTCAGAACCCTTTCATTGAGTTCAAACTATCAACCGGCGATCCAGCTCAAGCGATCGACAAAATACTAGCAGATGAAGCCGATATTGCCATATCAGCCAAGTCAGAACAGATGCCAAATAAAATCGCATTTGAAACGATCAGTGAAATCCCACTTTCTGTCATCGTACCTGTTGGGGTTAGTGCGTTTGCTGAAGAGCTACAAAAAGAAAAACCAGACTGGTCGGTCATTCCATTCATACTCCCAGAAGCAGGAACGGCAAGGGACAGGGCCAATACTTGGCTCAAACAAATGAAAATAAAGCCAAAGATCTACGCACAAACCTCCGGACATGAAGCCATCGTAAGTATGGTTGCATTGGGGTGTGGAGTAGGTATCGCACCTGATGTTGTAATCAACAACAGTCCGGTAAGAGAAAAGATAAATCGTTTAAAAGTCTTACCAATTAAACCTTTTAAACTTGGTGTTTGCTGCAACAAAACTCAGCTGGAGAATCCGCTTGTTAAAGCCTTTTGGAAGGTTGCAGAGAGCAAGTATATCGCACCTTAG
- a CDS encoding c-type cytochrome, producing MDMSRQMISVLFAALTFSTAALASDISQTEYDAIAERIQPVGDVYLAGSEPVKEEPTGPRDGATVYGTFCIACHASGVNGAPKTGNADDWAPRIAQGKDTLVKHALEGFNAMPAKGTCMDCSDDEIIAAIDHMIEGL from the coding sequence ATGGATATGTCTCGACAAATGATTAGCGTTTTGTTCGCTGCCTTAACGTTTTCTACGGCAGCTTTAGCTTCTGACATCAGCCAAACTGAATACGATGCGATCGCAGAACGCATCCAACCTGTCGGTGATGTTTATCTAGCGGGTTCTGAGCCAGTGAAAGAAGAACCAACCGGTCCACGTGATGGCGCCACAGTTTATGGTACTTTTTGTATTGCTTGTCACGCATCTGGTGTAAACGGCGCACCTAAAACAGGTAATGCCGATGATTGGGCACCACGTATTGCACAAGGCAAAGATACGTTAGTGAAGCACGCATTAGAAGGCTTCAATGCGATGCCAGCCAAAGGAACCTGTATGGACTGTTCTGACGATGAAATCATCGCAGCAATTGACCACATGATTGAAGGTCTATAA
- a CDS encoding HAD family hydrolase, whose amino-acid sequence MLKAIFFDMDETLCATSQADKVAGQAFTTWIHKTYPQVTEPKAFLQRYLQGVYKKLNAEFPHLVALLPDENAFRCGLIQNILAEQGVSITAKEAQQAQDYFDSARMGAFTFFPGVKEMLSDLRQHYKLVVITNGPIFSQHPKLNATQMSNWVDHIIVGGEEPEEKPATSIFQKALDLVEVKPEEALHVGDSLPADIAGANNMGILSVWVNATGASNSTDITPSFEIQETVELKEILKTLAQ is encoded by the coding sequence GTGCTTAAAGCGATTTTTTTTGATATGGACGAGACTTTATGTGCAACGTCACAAGCCGATAAAGTTGCAGGACAAGCGTTTACAACTTGGATTCATAAAACCTACCCACAAGTTACCGAGCCAAAAGCGTTTTTGCAGCGCTACTTACAGGGTGTATACAAAAAGCTGAATGCTGAGTTCCCTCACCTTGTGGCTCTGCTACCCGATGAAAATGCCTTCCGTTGTGGCCTGATCCAAAACATCTTGGCGGAGCAAGGCGTCAGCATCACTGCAAAAGAGGCTCAACAAGCTCAAGACTACTTTGACTCTGCACGTATGGGCGCGTTCACTTTCTTCCCTGGTGTAAAAGAAATGCTCAGCGACCTTCGTCAACATTACAAACTCGTCGTGATCACTAACGGCCCGATTTTTTCTCAACACCCTAAATTAAACGCGACACAAATGAGTAACTGGGTGGACCATATTATTGTGGGAGGAGAAGAGCCAGAAGAGAAACCTGCTACAAGTATTTTCCAAAAAGCGCTCGACTTGGTCGAAGTAAAACCAGAAGAGGCTCTACACGTGGGCGACTCTTTACCTGCTGACATTGCTGGCGCTAACAATATGGGCATTTTGAGTGTATGGGTGAATGCGACAGGCGCAAGCAACTCAACGGATATAACGCCAAGTTTTGAAATCCAAGAAACGGTAGAACTGAAAGAAATCCTTAAAACACTCGCCCAATAA
- a CDS encoding efflux RND transporter periplasmic adaptor subunit — MKKWILMLSIVLLLFGSVVTYRLIDIKDKMEQFANRPEPAFPVTVTEVQAVDWVPVIEAIGFIEPNQGVTVANETSGVIDKIAFDSGTQVKSGQPLVLLDSEVEKANLKSSQAKLPAAEAKYKRYQGLFKKGSISKEAYDEAEANYFSLKADIESLKATIDRREIKAPFDGVVGIRNVYLGQYLQAGTDIVRLEDTSVMRLRFTVPQTDISRINIDQEVDIFVDAYPDQPFKGSISAIEPAVNVQSGLIQVQADIPNSDGKLRSGMFARANIILPKLENQVTLPQTAITFTLYGDNVYIVTEEDGEKRVKQHVVKVGERSKDIAHILEGVKPGDVVVTSGQVRLSNHAKVSIVESDATTPPAETPML; from the coding sequence ATGAAAAAGTGGATTTTGATGCTATCAATTGTTTTATTACTTTTTGGTAGCGTTGTTACATACAGACTAATTGATATCAAAGACAAAATGGAGCAGTTTGCCAATCGCCCTGAACCAGCATTCCCAGTAACCGTAACTGAAGTGCAAGCGGTGGATTGGGTACCAGTCATCGAGGCAATTGGTTTTATCGAGCCAAATCAAGGCGTGACGGTAGCGAACGAAACGAGCGGTGTTATCGATAAAATCGCATTTGATTCCGGTACTCAAGTTAAATCGGGTCAGCCATTAGTGTTGCTTGATTCTGAAGTCGAAAAAGCAAATTTGAAGAGCTCGCAAGCTAAGTTGCCAGCGGCAGAAGCGAAATACAAACGCTACCAAGGGCTATTCAAAAAAGGCTCTATTTCTAAAGAAGCGTATGACGAAGCAGAAGCAAACTACTTCTCCTTAAAAGCGGATATTGAAAGCCTGAAAGCAACCATCGACCGACGCGAAATCAAAGCGCCATTTGATGGTGTGGTAGGTATTCGTAACGTGTACCTCGGTCAGTACCTACAGGCGGGCACCGATATTGTTCGCCTTGAAGATACCAGCGTGATGCGCTTGCGCTTCACCGTGCCACAAACCGATATTTCACGTATCAATATCGATCAAGAAGTGGATATCTTTGTTGACGCTTATCCAGACCAACCTTTCAAAGGGTCTATTTCTGCGATTGAACCAGCTGTAAACGTACAAAGTGGTTTGATTCAAGTTCAAGCGGATATCCCTAACAGTGACGGCAAACTACGTAGTGGTATGTTCGCGCGTGCAAACATCATTCTGCCTAAATTAGAAAATCAGGTCACTCTACCTCAAACCGCGATCACATTTACGCTGTATGGCGACAATGTTTACATCGTAACAGAAGAAGATGGCGAAAAACGCGTTAAGCAGCATGTGGTAAAAGTTGGCGAACGCTCTAAAGATATCGCACACATTCTAGAAGGCGTGAAGCCAGGTGATGTAGTGGTGACGTCGGGTCAAGTCCGTTTGAGTAACCATGCGAAAGTAAGCATTGTCGAAAGCGATGCAACTACCCCACCTGCTGAAACACCAATGCTTTAA
- the rep gene encoding DNA helicase Rep, protein MKLNPSQDEAVKYVSGPCLVLAGAGSGKTRVITNKIAYLVQQCGYKARNIAAVTFTNKAAREMKERVGQTLGKGESKGLMVSTFHTLGLNIIKREYKHLGLKAGFSLFDDQDQLALLKELTEKQLDGDKDLLRQLLSCISNWKNDMLTPEQAKARAQGEQQQLFAFCFDMYQKQMKAYNALDFDDLILMPVLLLRNHEDVRQRWQNRIRYLLVDEYQDTNTSQYELVKLIVGERGRLTVVGDDDQSIYSWRGAKPQNLVLLGEDYPNLRLIKLEQNYRSTSRILRAANILIANNPHVYEKSLFSEIPDGEKLKVLLAKNEEHEAERVTGELIAHKFLNRTEYKDYAILYRGNHQSRLIEKSLMQNRVPYKISGGTSFFARAEIKDIMAYLRVLVNPDDDNAFLRIVNTPRREIGPVTLEKLGSYANMRGKSLFESSFEMGLEQHLTGRGLENLRRFTQWLVAIADQAERGDTVEAVRSLVRDIHYEDWLYETSASPKAAEMRMKNVSDLYSWIVADLEGDNYDQEEKTLKEVVQRLTLRDMMERGEEDEDSDAVQLMTLHASKGLEFPYVYLIGSEEGILPHQTSIDEDNVEEERRLMYVGITRAQRELTFTMCKERRQFGELIKPTQSRFLDELPFDDVEWEVNKKPVSAEERMAKGQAHIANIRAMFKK, encoded by the coding sequence ATGAAGCTGAACCCTAGTCAAGATGAAGCCGTGAAATACGTGTCTGGTCCATGCCTAGTGCTAGCTGGTGCTGGCTCGGGCAAAACTCGTGTTATTACCAATAAAATCGCTTATCTGGTTCAGCAATGTGGTTACAAAGCGCGTAACATTGCGGCGGTGACGTTTACCAACAAAGCGGCACGTGAAATGAAGGAGCGTGTAGGTCAAACGTTAGGGAAAGGTGAGTCTAAAGGTTTGATGGTATCAACATTCCACACTTTAGGATTGAACATCATCAAGCGTGAGTACAAGCATTTAGGGTTGAAAGCGGGCTTCTCACTGTTTGATGACCAAGACCAGCTAGCGCTGCTCAAAGAGCTTACTGAAAAGCAGCTTGATGGTGATAAAGATCTGCTACGTCAGCTTCTGAGTTGTATTTCCAACTGGAAAAACGACATGTTGACGCCAGAGCAAGCCAAAGCGCGTGCGCAAGGTGAACAGCAACAATTGTTTGCGTTCTGTTTTGATATGTACCAAAAGCAAATGAAAGCCTATAACGCGCTTGATTTTGATGACCTAATTTTGATGCCCGTTTTACTCTTACGTAATCATGAAGACGTTCGTCAGCGTTGGCAGAATCGTATCCGTTACCTACTGGTTGACGAGTATCAAGATACCAACACGAGTCAGTATGAGCTGGTCAAATTAATTGTCGGAGAACGTGGACGATTGACGGTTGTAGGGGATGACGATCAGTCTATTTATTCATGGCGTGGTGCGAAACCTCAGAACCTCGTGTTGCTGGGTGAAGATTATCCGAATTTGCGTTTGATTAAGCTAGAGCAAAACTACCGTTCAACGAGTCGAATCCTGCGTGCGGCCAACATTTTGATAGCTAACAACCCTCACGTCTATGAGAAGTCCCTGTTCTCTGAAATTCCTGACGGTGAAAAACTCAAAGTGTTGTTGGCTAAAAATGAAGAGCACGAAGCAGAGCGCGTAACGGGTGAACTAATTGCGCATAAGTTCCTAAACCGTACCGAATATAAAGATTATGCGATTCTATATCGTGGTAACCACCAATCACGTTTGATTGAAAAGTCTCTGATGCAAAACCGTGTACCGTATAAAATTTCTGGCGGCACCTCGTTTTTTGCGCGCGCAGAGATTAAAGACATCATGGCGTATTTGCGCGTTTTGGTTAATCCGGATGACGACAATGCATTTTTGCGCATTGTGAACACTCCGCGACGTGAAATTGGCCCAGTAACGTTAGAGAAATTAGGCAGTTATGCCAATATGCGAGGCAAGAGCTTGTTTGAGTCGAGCTTTGAAATGGGGCTCGAACAGCACCTAACGGGACGTGGCCTAGAAAACCTGCGTCGTTTCACCCAATGGCTAGTGGCGATTGCTGATCAAGCTGAGCGTGGTGATACCGTCGAAGCGGTTCGTTCGCTAGTTCGTGATATCCATTATGAAGATTGGCTATACGAAACTTCAGCAAGTCCGAAAGCCGCTGAAATGCGAATGAAGAACGTTTCTGATCTTTATTCATGGATAGTGGCGGACCTAGAGGGTGACAACTACGATCAAGAAGAGAAAACGTTAAAAGAAGTCGTTCAACGTTTGACCTTGCGTGACATGATGGAGCGCGGTGAAGAAGATGAAGACAGTGATGCAGTACAACTGATGACCTTGCACGCATCAAAAGGCCTTGAGTTCCCATATGTATACTTAATTGGGTCCGAAGAAGGTATTTTACCGCACCAAACCAGTATTGATGAAGATAACGTGGAAGAAGAGCGTCGCCTGATGTACGTTGGTATTACTCGAGCGCAACGTGAACTGACTTTCACTATGTGCAAAGAGCGTCGGCAGTTCGGCGAGTTGATCAAACCGACTCAAAGCCGCTTTTTGGATGAGTTGCCATTTGATGACGTTGAATGGGAAGTAAACAAAAAGCCAGTATCAGCAGAAGAGCGTATGGCGAAAGGTCAAGCACACATTGCCAATATTCGAGCAATGTTTAAGAAGTAA
- the ilvC gene encoding ketol-acid reductoisomerase: protein MANYFNTLNLREQLDQLGRCRFMDRSEFASEADYLKGKKVVIVGCGAQGLNQGLNMRDSGLDVAYALRQAAIDEQRQSFKNAKDNGFEVGSYETLIPQADLVVNLTPDKQHTNVVETVMPLMKEGAALGYSHGFNVVEEGMQIRKDLTVVMVAPKCPGTEVREEYKRGFGVPTLIAVHPENDPKGEGWDIAKAWAAATGGHRAGCLESSFVAEVKSDLMGEQTILCGMLQAGSIVCYEKMIADGIDPGYAGKLLQYGWETITEALKFGGITHMMDRLTNPAKVKAFELSEELKELMRPLYNKHMDDIITGHFSSTMMADWANDDANLLGWRAETGETAFENYPETDVEISEQEYFDNGILMVAMVRAGVELAFEAMTASGIIDESAYYESLHELPLIANTIARKRLYEMNVVISDTAEYGNYLFANVATPLLREKFMPAVNTDVIGKGLGETSNQVDNATLIAVNETIRNHPVEYIGEELRGYMTDMKRIAVGG, encoded by the coding sequence ATGGCTAATTATTTCAATACCCTAAACTTGCGCGAGCAGTTGGACCAATTAGGTCGTTGTCGTTTTATGGACCGCAGTGAGTTCGCTTCAGAAGCGGATTATCTGAAAGGTAAGAAAGTAGTCATTGTAGGTTGTGGTGCTCAAGGTCTTAACCAAGGTCTGAACATGCGCGACTCTGGTCTAGACGTTGCTTATGCGCTTCGCCAAGCCGCGATTGATGAGCAACGCCAGTCATTCAAAAACGCAAAAGACAACGGTTTTGAGGTAGGTAGCTACGAAACGCTAATTCCACAAGCTGATCTAGTAGTAAACCTTACTCCAGATAAGCAGCACACAAACGTTGTTGAGACGGTAATGCCGTTAATGAAAGAAGGCGCAGCACTAGGTTACTCTCACGGTTTCAACGTTGTTGAAGAAGGCATGCAAATCCGTAAAGACCTAACGGTAGTAATGGTTGCACCTAAATGTCCAGGTACGGAAGTTCGTGAAGAATACAAGCGCGGTTTCGGTGTACCGACTCTTATCGCTGTTCACCCAGAGAACGACCCAAAAGGTGAAGGTTGGGATATCGCGAAAGCTTGGGCTGCAGCAACCGGTGGTCACCGTGCAGGCTGTCTAGAGTCTTCTTTTGTTGCTGAGGTGAAATCTGACCTAATGGGTGAGCAAACTATCCTTTGTGGCATGCTACAGGCTGGCTCTATCGTATGTTACGAGAAGATGATTGCTGATGGTATCGATCCTGGCTACGCTGGTAAGCTTCTTCAATACGGTTGGGAAACCATCACTGAAGCACTGAAGTTTGGTGGTATCACTCACATGATGGATCGCCTAACTAACCCTGCAAAAGTGAAAGCATTTGAGCTTTCTGAAGAGCTAAAAGAACTGATGCGTCCGCTATACAACAAGCACATGGATGACATTATCACCGGTCACTTCTCTAGCACTATGATGGCTGACTGGGCAAACGACGATGCAAATCTACTAGGCTGGCGTGCAGAAACAGGTGAAACTGCTTTCGAAAACTACCCAGAAACTGACGTAGAAATCTCTGAGCAAGAGTACTTCGATAACGGTATCTTGATGGTTGCTATGGTTCGTGCGGGTGTTGAGCTAGCATTCGAAGCGATGACGGCATCTGGCATCATCGATGAGTCTGCTTACTACGAGTCTCTACACGAGCTGCCACTTATCGCAAACACTATCGCACGTAAGCGTTTATACGAGATGAACGTGGTTATCTCAGACACTGCGGAATACGGTAACTACCTGTTCGCTAACGTAGCAACGCCGCTTCTACGTGAGAAGTTTATGCCAGCCGTAAATACTGACGTAATTGGTAAAGGTTTAGGTGAAACGTCTAACCAAGTGGATAACGCGACTCTTATCGCTGTGAATGAAACAATCCGTAACCACCCTGTAGAGTACATCGGTGAAGAGCTACGTGGTTACATGACTGATATGAAGCGTATCGCGGTGGGCGGCTAA
- the vmeD gene encoding multidrug efflux RND transporter permease subunit VmeD: MRFTDVFIKRPVLAVSISFLIALLGLQAVFKMQVREYPEMTNTVVTVTTSYYGASANLIQGFITQPLEQAVAQADNIDYMTSQSVLGKSTITVNMKLNTDPNAALSDILAKTNSVRSQLPKEAEDPTVTMSTGSTTAVLYIGFTSDELSSSQITDYLERVINPQLFTVNGVSKVDLYGGMKYALRVWLDPAKMGALKLTATDVMSVLNANNYQSATGQATGEFVLYNGSADTQVSNVAELEALVVKTGEGDVIRLGDIAKVTLEKSHDVYRASANGQEAVVAAINAAPSANPINIAADVLDLLPQLERNLPSNIKMNVMYDSTIAINESIHEVVKTILEAAVIVLVVITLFLGSFRAVIIPIVTIPLSLIGVAMVMQAMGFSWNLMTLLAMVLAIGLVVDDAIVVLENVDRHIKEGESPFRAAIIGTREIAVPVIAMTLTLGAVYAPIALMGGITGSLFKEFALTLAGSVFVSGIIALTLSPMMCSKMLKANEKPSKFEQKVHHILDGMTTRYEGMLKAVMAHRPVVIAFAIIVFASLPVLFKFIPSELAPSEDKGVVMLMGTAPSNANLDYIQNTMDDVNQILSDQPEVEYAQVFNGVPNSNQAFGLATLKPWSEREASQSEITKRVGGLVSSVPGMSVTAFQMPELPGAGSGLPIQFVITTPNSFESLFTIASDILTDVASSPMFVYSDLDLNYDSATMKIKIDKDKAGAYGVTMQDIGITLSTMMADGYVNRIDLNGRSYEVIPQVERKWRLNPESMKNYYVRSVDGKAVPLGSLITIDVVAEPRSLPHFNQLNSATVGAVPSPSVAMGDAIDWFENIAQTKLPAGYNHDYMGESRQFVTEGSALYATFGLALAIIFLVLAIQFESLRDPIVIMVSVPLAICGALIALAWGTASMNIYSQVGLITLVGLITKHGILICEVAKEEQLHNKLSRIDAVMEAAKVRLRPILMTTAAMIAGLIPLMYATGAGAAQRFSIGIVIVAGLAIGTLFTLFVLPVIYSYLAEKHKPLPVFVEDKDLEKLARVDEAKAAHRELADNR; encoded by the coding sequence ATGCGCTTTACAGATGTTTTTATAAAACGTCCAGTTTTAGCGGTATCGATCAGCTTTTTGATTGCATTGCTTGGTTTGCAAGCGGTGTTCAAAATGCAGGTTCGTGAATACCCTGAAATGACGAATACGGTGGTCACCGTGACCACCAGTTACTACGGTGCAAGTGCCAACTTGATCCAAGGCTTTATTACTCAGCCATTGGAGCAAGCGGTAGCGCAAGCCGATAATATTGATTACATGACTTCGCAATCGGTACTGGGTAAATCGACCATTACTGTAAACATGAAGTTGAATACTGATCCAAATGCGGCGTTGTCTGACATTCTGGCGAAAACCAACTCGGTACGTTCACAGCTACCAAAAGAAGCCGAAGACCCAACCGTAACCATGTCGACAGGTTCGACAACGGCGGTACTGTACATCGGCTTTACGAGTGACGAGTTATCTTCAAGCCAGATCACTGACTACCTTGAGCGTGTAATCAACCCGCAGTTGTTCACCGTAAACGGTGTGTCCAAAGTTGACCTGTATGGTGGTATGAAGTACGCACTGCGCGTATGGCTAGATCCTGCCAAAATGGGCGCTTTGAAGTTGACCGCAACCGATGTGATGAGCGTTCTTAACGCCAACAACTACCAATCTGCAACCGGTCAAGCGACGGGTGAGTTCGTGCTTTATAACGGTAGCGCAGATACTCAGGTATCAAACGTTGCTGAACTTGAAGCATTGGTCGTGAAAACTGGTGAAGGGGATGTCATCCGCCTAGGTGATATCGCTAAAGTAACGCTAGAGAAAAGTCACGACGTTTATCGCGCAAGTGCAAACGGTCAAGAAGCCGTGGTTGCGGCGATCAACGCAGCGCCAAGTGCTAACCCGATCAACATCGCGGCAGACGTACTTGATCTGTTGCCTCAACTTGAGCGCAACCTACCAAGCAACATCAAAATGAACGTGATGTACGACTCAACTATCGCCATCAACGAATCGATTCACGAAGTAGTGAAAACGATTCTTGAAGCAGCGGTCATCGTACTTGTGGTTATCACACTGTTCCTAGGTTCATTCCGCGCGGTAATCATTCCTATCGTGACCATTCCACTTTCATTGATTGGTGTGGCAATGGTGATGCAAGCAATGGGTTTCTCTTGGAACTTGATGACGCTACTGGCGATGGTGCTTGCCATCGGTCTGGTGGTGGATGACGCGATCGTTGTACTAGAAAACGTTGACCGTCACATCAAAGAAGGGGAATCGCCATTCCGAGCTGCAATCATTGGTACGCGTGAAATTGCGGTTCCAGTTATCGCGATGACATTGACGCTAGGTGCAGTGTACGCGCCGATCGCATTGATGGGTGGTATCACCGGTTCACTGTTCAAAGAGTTCGCTTTGACACTGGCAGGTTCAGTATTCGTATCCGGCATCATCGCTTTGACACTATCACCAATGATGTGTTCGAAGATGCTGAAAGCGAACGAGAAGCCAAGCAAGTTTGAGCAAAAAGTTCACCATATCCTTGATGGCATGACCACTCGTTACGAAGGCATGTTGAAAGCGGTAATGGCTCATCGTCCGGTTGTTATTGCGTTTGCAATCATTGTATTTGCAAGCTTACCGGTCTTGTTCAAGTTTATTCCTAGCGAACTAGCACCATCTGAAGATAAAGGTGTGGTCATGCTGATGGGTACCGCCCCATCAAATGCGAACTTGGACTATATCCAAAATACCATGGATGACGTAAACCAAATACTCTCAGATCAACCGGAGGTGGAATACGCACAGGTCTTTAATGGTGTACCAAACTCAAACCAAGCGTTTGGCCTAGCAACATTGAAGCCTTGGAGTGAACGAGAGGCAAGCCAATCTGAAATCACGAAACGTGTGGGTGGCCTAGTATCAAGTGTGCCTGGTATGTCTGTCACTGCATTCCAAATGCCAGAGCTTCCAGGTGCAGGCTCAGGTCTACCTATTCAGTTTGTAATTACAACACCAAATAGCTTCGAGAGCTTGTTTACTATCGCTAGCGATATTCTAACCGATGTTGCAAGTAGCCCAATGTTTGTCTATTCCGACCTGGATTTGAACTACGATTCAGCAACGATGAAGATCAAGATCGATAAAGACAAAGCCGGTGCCTACGGTGTGACTATGCAAGACATTGGCATCACCCTCAGCACCATGATGGCAGATGGTTATGTAAACCGAATCGACCTGAATGGCCGCTCGTACGAGGTGATCCCTCAAGTTGAGCGTAAATGGCGTCTAAACCCAGAATCGATGAAGAACTACTATGTACGCTCTGTGGATGGTAAAGCGGTTCCATTAGGCAGTCTGATTACTATCGATGTGGTGGCTGAGCCTCGCTCTTTGCCACACTTCAACCAGCTAAACTCAGCGACTGTGGGTGCAGTACCATCACCTAGTGTTGCTATGGGTGACGCAATCGACTGGTTTGAAAATATTGCACAAACCAAACTGCCTGCAGGATATAACCACGATTACATGGGCGAATCTCGTCAGTTTGTAACGGAAGGTAGTGCCTTGTATGCAACCTTCGGTCTTGCACTTGCGATCATCTTCCTCGTTCTGGCGATTCAATTTGAATCACTCCGCGATCCTATTGTCATCATGGTATCTGTACCTCTGGCAATATGTGGTGCCTTGATCGCATTGGCCTGGGGTACGGCCTCGATGAACATCTACTCGCAGGTTGGTTTGATAACGCTGGTCGGCCTAATAACCAAGCACGGTATCTTGATCTGTGAAGTCGCCAAAGAAGAGCAGTTACATAATAAACTGTCTCGTATTGATGCGGTGATGGAAGCTGCGAAAGTGCGTCTTCGCCCTATCCTAATGACCACTGCAGCGATGATCGCAGGTCTGATCCCGCTGATGTACGCAACAGGTGCAGGTGCCGCGCAACGTTTCAGTATCGGTATCGTCATCGTTGCTGGCCTTGCAATCGGTACACTGTTCACACTATTCGTACTACCTGTGATTTACAGCTACCTAGCTGAAAAACACAAACCTCTGCCAGTATTTGTTGAAGACAAAGACTTGGAGAAGTTAGCGCGAGTTGACGAAGCGAAAGCAGCTCATCGTGAATTAGCGGATAACAGATAA
- a CDS encoding TetR/AcrR family transcriptional regulator, translating into MKDNPAVDKREQILVAAEQLIAESGFQGLSMQKLANEAGVAAGTIYRYFSDKEHLLEELRLNVAKRVATAVQLGVSEEMPLKQRYRTMWLNIWNLASSNLSAISNRVQYESLPCSNSSKARELERQMFAQVDLLFNQGKDEGVFKLLDNEVLSGLSFEASVALARKHALGFYQLDKTALEAAIEASWDAIIKH; encoded by the coding sequence ATGAAGGATAACCCTGCTGTAGATAAACGAGAACAAATCTTAGTCGCTGCTGAACAACTCATTGCTGAATCTGGTTTTCAAGGGCTTTCCATGCAAAAGCTCGCCAATGAGGCAGGTGTCGCAGCAGGGACGATTTACCGTTATTTCTCAGATAAAGAACATCTTTTAGAGGAACTACGCCTTAACGTTGCTAAGCGTGTTGCTACTGCGGTGCAACTAGGTGTTAGTGAAGAGATGCCTTTAAAACAGCGTTATCGAACCATGTGGCTCAATATTTGGAATTTAGCGAGCTCGAACTTAAGTGCGATCAGCAACCGAGTCCAATATGAGTCTTTACCCTGTTCAAATAGTAGCAAAGCTCGGGAACTTGAGAGACAAATGTTTGCCCAAGTAGATCTTCTTTTTAATCAGGGTAAAGACGAGGGAGTATTCAAGCTTCTCGATAACGAAGTACTTTCTGGATTAAGTTTTGAGGCAAGTGTTGCACTTGCTCGGAAACACGCTTTGGGATTTTATCAACTGGATAAGACGGCATTAGAGGCCGCTATTGAAGCCAGTTGGGATGCAATTATTAAACACTAA